Proteins co-encoded in one Saprospira grandis genomic window:
- a CDS encoding tetratricopeptide repeat protein encodes MSKAEQIEALKTAAAAAEWPKLQELALGALNEYPEEGFGYDYLAQALDAQEGGSLEAIERCLLKLVELNPKDTKALLRLAQTQLKMGDAPQAMVAYRQILKLQPEQDEALNAIGEELLFEQNKAAEALSFFQAAMKVKPNELLYQINALLAMRSMGNREKEALLLLTKSIKLHGYQEKLFAVGAELYLVEGEKKKALKLLQMLREKDPNLTYVYNVGRIANELEDYPLAYAALAEAYELAKANNEVSSVLLQAYAKAAMELGHAQKAQELIEQGIQISPSLSANLLLLDSLLAQGKLEEVEKELEVLLRKYPLGSTFGLDVILKQGRLLQAKGDYAAAETLYLDLMKAEGGQKDAAMALGLMAIKQENNPAKAYFYLSKAETLGAPRASQLIKEHLYDYLKGYAEQTLADMAPAIEQNKNQAVFQQLAGKYLSFKAVRSESMRQINKEVADMIEEQLKKRIIFFSPQAGFSINPIGQTTVFAYELKVAHSPNMLDFELRPLDGRRGLGVRLNMSPQGLVWSEKRGEFLLFELKDWSELSEEQQSHVQESLAKVAYLPDAIPQH; translated from the coding sequence ATGTCAAAAGCAGAACAAATAGAAGCCCTCAAAACGGCAGCCGCCGCAGCAGAATGGCCCAAATTGCAAGAGTTGGCTTTGGGCGCCCTAAATGAATACCCCGAAGAAGGCTTTGGCTACGATTATTTGGCCCAAGCATTAGATGCCCAAGAGGGCGGCTCTCTAGAAGCTATTGAGCGCTGTTTGCTCAAGTTGGTAGAGCTCAATCCCAAAGATACTAAGGCCCTTTTGCGCCTAGCGCAAACCCAACTAAAAATGGGAGATGCCCCCCAGGCGATGGTGGCCTACCGCCAAATACTCAAGCTACAACCCGAGCAGGATGAAGCCCTAAACGCCATTGGGGAAGAACTGCTTTTTGAGCAAAATAAAGCCGCCGAAGCCCTCAGCTTTTTTCAGGCCGCCATGAAGGTCAAACCCAATGAATTGCTCTATCAAATCAATGCCCTTTTGGCCATGAGAAGCATGGGCAACCGAGAAAAAGAAGCCTTGCTTTTACTGACCAAAAGCATCAAGCTACATGGCTATCAAGAGAAGCTATTTGCGGTAGGGGCAGAGCTCTACCTAGTAGAAGGAGAAAAGAAAAAGGCCCTCAAATTGTTGCAAATGCTGCGCGAAAAGGACCCCAATCTGACCTATGTCTATAATGTGGGCCGAATTGCCAATGAGCTAGAAGATTACCCCCTCGCTTATGCCGCCTTGGCCGAAGCTTATGAACTGGCCAAAGCGAATAACGAAGTCAGCTCGGTGCTTTTGCAAGCCTACGCCAAGGCCGCTATGGAATTGGGCCATGCCCAAAAAGCTCAAGAACTGATTGAGCAAGGAATTCAGATTAGCCCCAGCCTAAGCGCCAACCTCTTATTGCTCGATAGCCTTTTGGCCCAAGGCAAACTAGAAGAGGTGGAAAAAGAATTGGAGGTCCTCCTGCGTAAATATCCGCTAGGAAGCACCTTTGGCCTAGATGTTATTCTTAAACAAGGCAGACTCCTACAGGCTAAAGGCGATTATGCCGCAGCAGAAACGCTCTATCTGGACCTCATGAAGGCCGAGGGGGGACAAAAAGATGCCGCTATGGCTTTGGGCCTAATGGCCATTAAGCAAGAAAATAATCCCGCCAAGGCTTATTTTTACCTCTCGAAAGCAGAGACCCTAGGCGCTCCCAGAGCCAGCCAACTCATCAAGGAACATCTTTATGATTACCTAAAGGGCTATGCAGAGCAAACCCTAGCCGATATGGCCCCCGCTATTGAGCAAAATAAAAATCAAGCGGTATTCCAACAATTGGCCGGTAAATACCTCAGCTTTAAGGCGGTCCGCTCCGAAAGTATGCGGCAAATTAACAAAGAGGTGGCCGATATGATTGAGGAACAACTCAAAAAACGAATCATCTTTTTTAGCCCTCAGGCAGGCTTTAGCATCAACCCGATTGGACAAACAACGGTCTTTGCCTACGAACTCAAGGTGGCCCATTCGCCCAATATGCTCGATTTTGAGCTGCGCCCCCTAGATGGCCGCCGTGGACTTGGCGTTCGCCTCAATATGAGCCCTCAAGGTTTGGTCTGGAGCGAAAAAAGAGGGGAGTTCCTCCTCTTTGAACTGAAAGATTGGTCCGAACTAAGCGAAGAACAACAATCGCATGTGCAAGAAAGCTTAGCAAAGGTGGCTTATCTGCCCGATGCAATTCCCCAACATTAG